CGGCAACGCAATGTGGCGGACGTGGTACTCGAGATCGAAGTTCGGGTCGTCCACCCAATACGGCATGTGCAGGCCGCCGGGGAGTTCGGTCAGCCGCCGCCGAAAGGTCGGCGCGAGGTGCAACCGACTGTCGACCTCGTCGAGGATGCCTTTGAAGGTGACTCGCCCGCCGGGCGCCGTCGCCGGGTCGTAGATCAGCAGCATCTGGATCTGCATCGGAGTCTCGGGACGCTCGGCGCGCAACATCATGTCATCGGTCCAGCTCAGCTGCTGCACGGATGCTCCCCTCTGAGCAGAATCGATCGACGCGACGGCGTCATCACATGATGACGCCATTCGAACTCAGATATCGGGCTATCGAAGACGCGCGAGCACAGCGTCGTGCAGTTTCCCGTTGGTGGCGACAGCGCTTCCACCGTGAGGGCCAGGTTCCCCCGCGACGCTCGTGAACGTGCCGCCCGCCTCCCGCACCAGGATGTCGAGGGCCGCCAGGTCCCACAGCTTGACCTCCGGTTCGACGGCGATGTCCACGGCGCCCTCGGCGACCAAGCAGTAGGACCAGAAGTCGCCGTAGCCGCGAACCCGCCACACCTCGTCGGTGAGCTCCAGAAATCGTGGGCGCAGACCGTCCCACCCGGTGGTGAGGTCGGAGTACGTCAGGCTCGCCGAGGCGATGTCGTCGACGCCGGACACGGAGATGCGCCGCGTCTGCCCGCCGAACGACGTGAACGCGCCCTCGCCGCCGCCGGCCCACCAGCGCCGGTGCAGCGCGGGAGCGCTGACGACACCCACCACGGGCACGCCGTCGTCGAGCAACGCGATCAACGTGGCCCACACCGGAACGCCGCGGACGAAGTTCTTCGTACCGTCGATGGGGTCGACAACCCACTGGCGGCCGCTGAAAACCGCTGTGCCGCCGAACTCTTCACCGAGCACGACGTCGTCGGGCCGGTGCGCCGCCAGCGCCTCTCGGACCAGCTCCTCGACCGAGCGATCGGCGTCCGTCACGGGAGTGAGGTCGGGTTTTGTCTCGACCCGCAAATCCAGCGCGCCGAAACGAGCCAGCGTCTGCGCGTCGGCGGCGTCGGCCATTTGCAGCGCGAAGGCAAGGTCATCACCGACGGTCGTCATGCAACACGTCCTACCATGTCGGTGTGTGGGAAATCGCGATGGTCCTGGTCATGGTCGGGGTGCTCGTCGCCATCGCCGCCCCCTGGATCATGAGACGGCGCGGTGGGGGGAGCGACTGGGTGCAGGGCCAGCTGCTGGTCACCGGCGTCAGTCCGCGGCCGGAGGACGTCACCGGAGAGCAATTCGTGACGATCACCGGCGTCATCAACGGCCCGACGGTCAACGAACATGTGATCTATCAGCGCATGGCGGTCGACGTCGACCAGTGGCCGACGATGTCTACGTTGTTTCCCGTCGTGTACTCGCCCAAGAACCCCGACAACTGGCGATTCGCACCGACCGCGGCCCCGCCGCAGCCACCACCGCCGGGGCCCGAGATCTACTAGCGGCTTCAACCGTGCGCGATGCGCAGCAGCTCCGCGACGCTGGTCACCTTCACCCGCGGCCTCCCGTGGGGCTCACCCGAGGTGCGCTCGTGTTCGTCGATCAGCTTCCAGTGGTCATCGGTGATCACCTTGGGCTGACGCTCGACCAGCCATTCCGCCAGCCGCTCGGCATGATCACTGCCGAAATCTGACAGCGACGCCGACGACAGGTCGGCGACCAACGTGTCGACGGTTTCCTGCGAGTCACTCTTGTTGCTCCCGATGACTCCGGTGGGGCCTCGCTTGATCCAGCCGACGACGTACTCGTTACGACGGCCCTCGATGCGGCCATCGGTGTGCGGAATCGTGCCGTTGCGCTCGTGGAACGGCAGGCCTTCCAGCTTGACCCCGCGGTAGCCGACCGCGCGCACCACCAGCTGGGCAGGTACCTCCTCGCGTTCGCCGGTGTCCTTGGCGACGACGCGTCCGTCCTCTTCGACGAGTTCGTTGCGGCCCAGCACGATGGACTCGACCTTGTCGGTGCCCTTGATCTCGATCGGCGACGTGCGGAACCGGAACACGATGCGGCGCTTGGCGCCCTTCGGTGTCTGCTCGCCGTATCCGCGCAACACCTTGATGTTGTTCTTGACGGTCTTGCCCGCGGCTTCCAGATCCTCGTCGGAGATATCGGCGAAGTCGGCGGGGTCGATGATCACGTCGACGTCGCCCAGGCCTTCGAGGTGGCCGAGTTCCCGCAGTTCCAGCGTGGTGAACGGGGCCTGCAGCGGACCGCGCCTGCCGATGATGAGGACCTCCTCGACGCCGCGGTCGTGCAGGGACTGCAGCGCGTGGTCGGCGATGTCGGTGGCAGCCAGCACGTCGGGGTCGGTCACCAGGATGCGTGCCACGTCCAGCGCGACGTTGCCGTTGCCGACCACCACGGCTCGCCCGGTCGACAGATCGGGTGCCATCTCCTCGAAGTGGGGGTGGGCGTTGTACCACCCCACGAAGTCGACGGCGGGAACGCTGCCGGGCAGATCCTCGCCGGGAATACCCAACGACCGATCGGACTGCGCGCCGACGGCGTAGATCACCGCGTCGTAGCGTTCGGCCAGCTCGGCAGCCTGCACGTGGTCCCCGACCACGATGTTGCCGAAGAACCGGAAACGGGGATCCAGCGCGGTCTTCTCGAACTGGGCGCTGATCGACTTGATCTTCGGGTGGTCGGGTGCGACGCCCGAGCGCACCAGCCCCCACGGCGTGGGCAGCATCTCCAGCATGTCGACGCGGACGTCCGCGTCGATTCCCTCTTTTTGCGAGGCGTCGGCGAATTTCAGAAGCGAAGCGGCAGCGAAGTAGCCCGAGGGGCCGGAGCCGACGATCGCCACGTGGTAGGGGCGCATGAATACCTTTTGTTGAAGGTTGTTGCTGCCCGGCCGCGCGCAAGGGGCTGTCGCGTCGCGGCAGGGCTGGTTGCCATCTCCGATGCTAAAGGCGAACCCTGCCGAATTGCCGCCAGTCAGGGATAACAGTGTCGGGTTCTTCCACAGGTACCCTGAATTCCCGTGGATCCCGACCGGCAAGCCGATATCGCAGCACTCGACTCCACCCTGACGACGGTGGAGCGGGTGCTTGACGTCGACGGCCTGCGTGTCCGCATCGAGAAGCTCGAGCACGAGGCCTCTGACCCCAACCTGTGGGACGACCAGTCCCGGGCGCAGAAGGTCACCAGTGAGCTGTCCCACACCCAGGGCGAGCTGCGCCGCGTCGAGGAACTCCGGCAGCGCCTCGACGACCTGCCCGTGCTCTACGAGATGGCCGCCGAAGAAGAGGGGGCGGGCGCGGCGGAAGCCAAAGCCGAGGCCGACGCCGAACTCAAGAAGCTGCGCGAGGACCTCGAGGCGATAGAGGTCCGCACACTGCTGTCCGGCGAGTACGACTCGCGTGAGGCGCTGCTGAACATCCGCTCCGGCGCAGGCGGCGTCGACGCGGCGGACTGGGCCGAGATGTTGATGCGGATGTACGTGCGCTGGGCCGAACAGCACAACTACCCCGTCGAGGTGTTCGATACGTCCTACGCCGAAGAGGCGGGCATCAAGAGCGCAACGTTCGCGGTGCACGCGCCGTACGCGTACGGCACCTTGTCGGTGGAGCAGGGCACCCATCGACTGGTGCGCATCAGCCCGTTCGACAACCAGGGCAGGCGCCAAACGTCTTTCGCCGAAGTGGAAGTGCTGCCCGTCACCGAAACCACCGACCACATAGACATTCCCGAGGCCGACGTGCGCGTCGACGTCTACCGATCCAGCGGACCGGGCGGCCAATCGGTGAACACCACGGACTCGGCGGTTCGACTCACGCACATCCCGACCGGTATCGTGGTCACTTGCCAGAACGAGAAGTCGCAGTTGCAGAACAAGGTCTCGGCAATGCGGGTTCTTCAGGCAAAGTTATTGGAGCGCAAGCGTTTAGAAGAGCGCGCCGAGATGGACGCCTTGAAGGGCGACGGCGGAAGCTCGTGGGGAAATCAGATGCGCTCCTATGTTTTGCACCCGTATCAAATGGTAAAGGACTTGCGCACCGAGTACGAGGTCGGTAATCCGGCCGCGGTACTGGACGGTGATATCGACGGATTCCTCGAGGCCGGAATTCGTTGGCGCAATAGACGAGATGACGAATAGCAACCTGATCGCATTCGCCTTGGGAGACCGGTGGACCGGTTTCTGGCAGGGCACCATCGGCGTGTGGATCCTCGAGCGCGGCGTGCCGATCGCGCTCTACCTGATCGGCGGTCTGCTGGCCGCCAGGTTCATCAACTGGTCGGCGCGGCGAATCGTGAAGCGCATCGACGCCGAGTATCAGGAAAGCGACCAACTGGTGCGCACCGAGAGTGCCAAGCACCGTCAAGCCGTCGCGTCGGTGATTTCCTGGGTGACGGTCGCGCTGCTCTTCGTCATCGTGATCATGCAGGTGACGTCGATCCTCGCGATCCCGATCGGCTCGCTCGTCGCGCCGGCTGCGGTGCTGGGCGCCGCGCTCGGCTTCGGCGCTCAACGCGTCGTCCAGGATCTGCTGTCGGGGTTCTTCATCATCACCGAGAAGCAGTACGGCTTCGGTGACCTGGTGTCGCTCACCGTCGCCGGTATCGCGCTGCCCGCGGAGGGCACCGTGGAGGACGTCACGCTTCGCGTCACCAAGCTGCGCTCCAGCGAGGGCGAGATGTTCACCATCCCCAACGGTCAAATCGTCAAGACGATCAACCTCTCCAAGGACTGGGCGCGCGCCGTCATCGACATCCCGGTGCCGACGTCGGCGGACCTCAACGTCGTCAACGATCTGCTCCACGGGGTCGCTGAAAAGGCGATGGAGGATCCCAGCCTGAGCGCGCTCCTCCTCGACGCGCCTCAGCTGATGGGTGTGGAGAGCATCGAACTGGACACCGTCAATCTGCGGATGGTGGCCCGCACCTTGCCGGGCAAGCAATTCGAGGTGGGACGCCGCATACGTGTGCTGGTTGTCCGTGCGCTGCGGCGTGCTGGGATCGCGTCGCCCGCCGAAGGCGCGAAGCCGATGGTGGAGGCCATCGTGCATCCGGCGACGACCGGCGGTGCGGAGGGCGAAACGCAGGGTCCGCCGGAGGACCGCAAATGACATCGTGGTTGAAGGTCAAGCTCGGGGGCCGGATCCGGGTCTCGACCGCGGTACTCATCGTCGCGTTCTTCGCGCTGTTCTGGGTGTATCACAACGTCGAACCCGCTCCGAAGCCCGAGCCGCCCGCGCCTGCGGTCGTGCCGCCCGGCTTCGTGCCCGACCCCAACTACACGTGGGTGCCACGCACCAACGTGCGACGGCCCAAGGAGACTTCCGAGTCCACGACCGCCACCACAACGACCACGACACCGACCACCACCAGCCCGACGGATACCACCAGTCCGACGTCACCGACCTCACCGACGACGACCACCCCGACCACGCCTACGACCACCGTCGTGGATCCCGACGGATTCGGGCCGCTGCCACCGACGACCCAGACGATCGTCACACCGACTCAGGTGAGCCCGGCACCGGCCGCGCCGGGCCCAGCCCCGGCGACCACGGCTCCGCAGAGCTAGGCCCTCGGACAGACACCGCTACACTGGCGTGCCGTGATGATCACCCTTGACCATGTCTCCAAGATGTATAAGTCGTCGGCGCGGCCCGCGCTCGACAATGTGTCGGTCAAGATCGACAAGGGTGAGTTCGTCTTCCTCATCGGCCCGTCAGGTTCGGGCAAGTCCACCTTCATGCGGTTGTTGCTCGCCGAGGAGACTCCCTCCTCAGGCGACATCCGAGTGTCGAAATTTCACGTCAACAAGCTGGCCGGTCGCCACATCCCGGACCTGCGGCAGGTGCTGGGCTGCGTCTTCCAAGACTTCCGGCTGTTGCAGCAGAAGACGGTGTTCGAGAACGTCGCCTTCGCGCTGGAGGTCATCGGGAAGCGCTCAGAGGTGATCAACCGTGTGGTGCCCGATGTCTTGGAGATGGTCGGCCTGTCCGGCAAGGCCAACCGGCTGCCGACCGAGCTGTCCGGTGGTGAACAGCAGCGGGTGGCGATCGCCCGGGCGTTCGTCAACCGGCCGCTGGTGCTGCTTGCCGACGAGCCGACCGGCAACCTCGACCCTGAGACCAGCAAGGACATCATGGACCTACTCGAGCGCATCAACCGCACCGGGACGACGGTGGTGATGGCAACCCACGACCACCACATCGTCGACTCGATGCGGCAGCGTGTCGTGGAGTTGGAATTGGGCAGGCTGGTTCGCGATGAGCAGCGCGGCGTCTACGGAATGGATCGCTAGTGCGCTTCGGATTCCTCATCAATGAGGTCCTCACCGGTTTTCGTCGCAATGTGACGATGACTATCGCGATGATCCTCACCACGGCGATCTCGATCGGCCTGTTCGGCGGCGGCCTGTTGGTGGTGCGGCTGGCCGACCAGTCGCGCGACATCTACCTGGATCGCGTCGAGAGCCAGGTCTTTCTGACCAACGACGTCTCCGCCAACGACCCCACGTGTGACGCAGATCCGTGCAAGGCGCTGCGTCAGCAGATCGAGGACCGCGACGATGTGCGCTCGGTGCGCTTCCTCAACCGCGAAGAGGCGTACGCCGACGCTGTGAAGAAGTTCCCGGAATTCAAGGAATTCGCCGGACAGGATGCGTTCCCGTCGTCGTTCATCGTCAAGCTCGACGACCCTGAACAGCATCAGAAGTTCGACGAGGCGATGGCCGGCCAGCCCGGGGTGCAGCAGGTGCTCAACCAGAAGGTGTTGATCGACCGGCTGTTCGCCGTCCTCGACGGCGTCAGGAACGCGGCGTTCGCGGTGGCCTTTGTACAGGCGATCGGAGCAATTCTCCTGATAGCCAACATGGTTCAAGTCGCCGCCTACACCC
The sequence above is drawn from the Mycobacterium gallinarum genome and encodes:
- the hisN gene encoding histidinol-phosphatase; translated protein: MTTVGDDLAFALQMADAADAQTLARFGALDLRVETKPDLTPVTDADRSVEELVREALAAHRPDDVVLGEEFGGTAVFSGRQWVVDPIDGTKNFVRGVPVWATLIALLDDGVPVVGVVSAPALHRRWWAGGGEGAFTSFGGQTRRISVSGVDDIASASLTYSDLTTGWDGLRPRFLELTDEVWRVRGYGDFWSYCLVAEGAVDIAVEPEVKLWDLAALDILVREAGGTFTSVAGEPGPHGGSAVATNGKLHDAVLARLR
- a CDS encoding FAD-dependent oxidoreductase, which translates into the protein MRPYHVAIVGSGPSGYFAAASLLKFADASQKEGIDADVRVDMLEMLPTPWGLVRSGVAPDHPKIKSISAQFEKTALDPRFRFFGNIVVGDHVQAAELAERYDAVIYAVGAQSDRSLGIPGEDLPGSVPAVDFVGWYNAHPHFEEMAPDLSTGRAVVVGNGNVALDVARILVTDPDVLAATDIADHALQSLHDRGVEEVLIIGRRGPLQAPFTTLELRELGHLEGLGDVDVIIDPADFADISDEDLEAAGKTVKNNIKVLRGYGEQTPKGAKRRIVFRFRTSPIEIKGTDKVESIVLGRNELVEEDGRVVAKDTGEREEVPAQLVVRAVGYRGVKLEGLPFHERNGTIPHTDGRIEGRRNEYVVGWIKRGPTGVIGSNKSDSQETVDTLVADLSSASLSDFGSDHAERLAEWLVERQPKVITDDHWKLIDEHERTSGEPHGRPRVKVTSVAELLRIAHG
- the prfB gene encoding peptide chain release factor 2; the protein is MDPDRQADIAALDSTLTTVERVLDVDGLRVRIEKLEHEASDPNLWDDQSRAQKVTSELSHTQGELRRVEELRQRLDDLPVLYEMAAEEEGAGAAEAKAEADAELKKLREDLEAIEVRTLLSGEYDSREALLNIRSGAGGVDAADWAEMLMRMYVRWAEQHNYPVEVFDTSYAEEAGIKSATFAVHAPYAYGTLSVEQGTHRLVRISPFDNQGRRQTSFAEVEVLPVTETTDHIDIPEADVRVDVYRSSGPGGQSVNTTDSAVRLTHIPTGIVVTCQNEKSQLQNKVSAMRVLQAKLLERKRLEERAEMDALKGDGGSSWGNQMRSYVLHPYQMVKDLRTEYEVGNPAAVLDGDIDGFLEAGIRWRNRRDDE
- a CDS encoding mechanosensitive ion channel family protein yields the protein MTNSNLIAFALGDRWTGFWQGTIGVWILERGVPIALYLIGGLLAARFINWSARRIVKRIDAEYQESDQLVRTESAKHRQAVASVISWVTVALLFVIVIMQVTSILAIPIGSLVAPAAVLGAALGFGAQRVVQDLLSGFFIITEKQYGFGDLVSLTVAGIALPAEGTVEDVTLRVTKLRSSEGEMFTIPNGQIVKTINLSKDWARAVIDIPVPTSADLNVVNDLLHGVAEKAMEDPSLSALLLDAPQLMGVESIELDTVNLRMVARTLPGKQFEVGRRIRVLVVRALRRAGIASPAEGAKPMVEAIVHPATTGGAEGETQGPPEDRK
- the ftsE gene encoding cell division ATP-binding protein FtsE codes for the protein MITLDHVSKMYKSSARPALDNVSVKIDKGEFVFLIGPSGSGKSTFMRLLLAEETPSSGDIRVSKFHVNKLAGRHIPDLRQVLGCVFQDFRLLQQKTVFENVAFALEVIGKRSEVINRVVPDVLEMVGLSGKANRLPTELSGGEQQRVAIARAFVNRPLVLLADEPTGNLDPETSKDIMDLLERINRTGTTVVMATHDHHIVDSMRQRVVELELGRLVRDEQRGVYGMDR
- the ftsX gene encoding permease-like cell division protein FtsX, with translation MRFGFLINEVLTGFRRNVTMTIAMILTTAISIGLFGGGLLVVRLADQSRDIYLDRVESQVFLTNDVSANDPTCDADPCKALRQQIEDRDDVRSVRFLNREEAYADAVKKFPEFKEFAGQDAFPSSFIVKLDDPEQHQKFDEAMAGQPGVQQVLNQKVLIDRLFAVLDGVRNAAFAVAFVQAIGAILLIANMVQVAAYTRRTEIGIMRLVGASRWYTQLPFLVEAMLAAFVGVVIAIVGLILVRALFLESALDQFYRANLIAKVDYADVLYFSAPWMLFLGLAMSGVTAYVTLRLYVRR